From the genome of Deinococcus betulae:
CGTGGTGATTCTCCGGACGGTCCAGGTCATCATTTTTGCCGTCAGCTTGGTCATGCTAACGGTGCTGGGCTTTGTCATCGGCCGCACCAAGATTGGCAAGGCGCTGCGGGCGGTGGCAGAAAATCCGGGCACCGCCAGCCTGCTGGGCATCAGCGTGGACCGCTTTATCGTCATTACCTTTTTCCTGTCGGGCTTTGTGGGCGGCCTGGCCGGCACCCTGGTGGGCACGGCCTTTGGCGTGGCTGGACCGTATTTCGGCGTCAGTTACGGCCTCAAGGGGCTGGCGGTCATCGTGCTGGGCGGGCTGGGCAGTATTCCGGGCGCGGTGCTGGGCGGGCTGGTTATCGGGCTGGCCGAAGCTTTTGTGCCCGCCGACTACTCGGCCTACAAGGACGCGGTGGCCTTTGCGCTGCTGTTCGCCATTCTGCTGGTGCGCCCGCAGGGGCTGCTGGGCCGCAGCGCCATTCAGAAGGTGTGACGTGAACGATTTTCTCCAAACCTACGGTTTTCTGATCGCCACCATGCTGCAAGCGGGTCTGCTGGGCCTCAGTCTGTACTTCCCGCTGCAGGCGGGTCAACTGAGCCTGGCCAGCCCCGGCTTCTACGCTCTGGGCGGGTACGTGGCCGCCATCCTGCTCACCAACCCTTCGTTTGCAGGCCTGCGGGACACGCTGGGGCAGGGCATCTTTCCGCTGACCTGGCTGGCGGGGGCCGTGCTGGGCGGCTTGCTGGGCGTGGTGGTGGGTGTGCCGGCGCTGCGGCTGCGCGGCATTTACCTGGCGCTGGCCACCATCGCCTTCGTGGAAATCCTGCGGGTGGTGGCGCTGAACCTGACGGTGACGGGCGGCGCCGTGGGTATCTTCGGCATTCCGCAAACCTTCGGGTTTCAGGACCGCTGGCAGTACATCTTTCTGTTCGGGCCCCTACTGGCGCTGACCCTGCTGTTTACGCGGCAGCTGGAACGCTCGCGGGTCGGCCGGGCCCTGCGCGCCCTCCGCGAGGACGAACTGGCTGCCGACGCCATGGGTGTGCCGCCCACCCAGTACAAGGTGCTGGCTTTCGTGATTGGCGCGGCCCTGGCGGGACTGGTGGGGGCCATGAGCGCGCCCTTCCTGAACACCTGGAATGCCAAGCAGGGGACGTTCGACTCGTCCATCACCATCCTGGCCGCGGTGCTGATTGGCGGCAGCCGCAACATCTGGGGCCCCGTGGTGGGCGGCGCGCTGCTGGCCGCCGTGCCCGAGGTGCTGCGGTTCCTGGCCGACTGGCGCCTGGTGATCAACGGCCTGGTGCTGGTGGTGGCCAGCCTGTATCTGCCGCAGGGCATTGTCGGGGCCCTGGCCCGCCTGACCCGGCCCCGCCCCCCGCAGCGTCCCCTGGCGCCGGCCTACGAGAAACAGCCATGACAGCCTCCTCCACTCCTCTCCTCCAAGCCCGCGAGATGACCCGGCGCTTCGGCGGTCTGGTCGCCGTGGACCACGTTTCTTTCGATGTCCATGAGGGTGAGATCTTCGGTCTGATCGGGCCCAACGGCGCGGGCAAGACCACCCTGTTTAACCTGATGACCGGCCTGACGCCTCCTTCCAGCGGCACCCTGAGCTACCAGGGCCAGCCGATTACGGGCCTGCCGCCGCACCGCGTGGCGCAGACTGGCCTGAGCCGCACCTTTCAGAACATCCGTCTGTTCCGGGGCCTGTCCGCGCTGGAGAATGTCAAGATTGCCCAGCACACCCGCACCCACGCGGGGCTGTGGCGCGGCGTTTTTGGCGGGGCGCGGGCCGAGGAAGTGGCCGTCGAGCGCCGCGCCTGGGACCTGCTGGACCTGGTCGGCCTGAGCGACCGCGCGGGCGAACTGGCGGGCAATTTCAGCTACGGCGACCAGCGCCGCCTGGAAATTGCCCGCGCTCTGGCCACCGAGCCGCGCGTGCTGCTGCTGGACGAACCGGCCGCTGGCATGAACACCGCCGAGAAGGGCCAGCTGACGGCCTTTATCCGCCAGGTGCGCGATCAGTTTAACCTAACGGTGCTGGTCATTGAACACCATGTGCCGCTGGTCATGAACCTCTGTGACCGGGTGGCGGTGCTGAATTTCGGCAAGCTGATCGCTGTGGGCGACCCCGCCACCGTGCAGCGCGACCCGAAAGTGATTGAAGCGTATCTGGGAGGCGAAGAATGACGCTGCTGGAAATCGAGAATCTGAGCGTCAACTACGGCGCCATTCAGGCCGTGCGGGGCCTGTCGCTAACTGTGCAGGAGGGCGAGGTGGTCACGCTGATTGGCGCCAACGGAGCTGGGAAGACGACCACCCTGCGCGCCGTGTCGCGGCTGCTGCGCCCGGTGGCCGGCCAGATTCGCTTTGCAGGCCGCGATATCACCCGCGCGCCTGCCGATCAAGCTGTGCGCCTGGGCATTGCGCAGAGCCCGGAAGGCCGACAGGTGCTGGCCCGCCAGAGCGTGCAGGACAATCTGGAACTGGGCGCCTACACCCGGAAGGGCAACTTCCGGGCGGACCTTTACGAAATGTACGAGCGCTTTCCCCGTCTGGGCGAGCGGCGCACGCAGCTGGCGGGCACCTTGTCCGGCGGCGAGCAGCAGATGCTGGCCATCGCCCGCGCCCTGATGAGCCGGCCCAAACTGCTGCTGCTGGACGAACCCAGCCTGGGCCTGGCCCCCATCATCGTGCGCGAGATTTTTAGCATCATCCGCGAACTGAACGAACAGGGCGTCACGATTTTGCTGGTGGAGCAGAATGCCCGCCTGGCCATGAATGCCAGCCACCGCACCTACGTACTGGAGGCCGGGCAACTGACCTTCAGCGGCGTCAGTGCCGACCTGGTCAACGACGAACGGGTGCTGCACGCTTACCTGGGCGGCTAGGGGCCTTTCTTTAAGCCCGGCGTGTTCTCGTTCAGTTGGCGGGGACACGCCGCGCCTCCTTTCTTGAGCTGGTCGGTGCGGCTGCTTTTCGCACCCTGGGTCTTCTTCAGGTCATCAGCAGGCGCCACAAGGGTCAGCCACAATTCAAGCGGCCCTAAACCCTCAGCCTGTCTCGACACCAGGCAGGGCATCTCTCCTGTAGTTCGACCCCTCTTCAACTTTGCCTCACCGCGGCAGGCACATCCTAAACTTCACCCGCTACAGTGAACTTCACTATGAAGCCACTGGCGACCCGCCTGGCCAACTTTGGCCCTTCTGTGTTCAGTGAACTGACCCGGCTCGCGGCGGTCCATCAGGCCGTGAATCTTGGGCAGGGCTTTCCTGACTTTGCCCCCGAGCCTTTCATGCTTGACGCTTTACGGAGTGCAGCAGCTGGCCCACAGCAGTATGTGCCGCCTGCCGGTCTCCTTGAGCTGCGGCAGGCGCTGTCCACCTTCCTGACACCCAGCTGTGGCTTTGCCCCTGACCCCGAGACAGAAATAACGGTAACCGTGGGCGCCACAGAGGCGATGCACGCTGCTATCCAGGCCCTGGTCAACCCAGGCGACGAAGTGGTCATTCTGGAACCGAGCTACGACATGTACGCGCCACAGGTCGAATTTGCGCAGGGGGTCGTGCGCCGCGTGGCCCTGGTGCCTGATGAAGCTGGCCACTGGTGCCTGAATCTGGAGGCCGTGCGGGCCCTCGTGACGCCAAAGACCAAAGCGCTGATTCTGAACACCCCCCATAATCCAACCGGCAAGGTGTTCTCGTACGCCGAACTGGCCGGCCTGGCCGAGCTGGCGCTGGAATTTGACCTGTATGTGCTGGCTGATGAGGTCTACAGTCACCTCGTTTACGAAGGCGAGCATGTCTCGGTCGCGTCGTTGCCGGGCATGCGCGAACGGACCGTCACCATCGGCTCGGCGGGCAAGCTCTTTTCCGTGACGGGCTGGCGGGTGGGCTGGGCCGTGGCCTCTCCTGAGGTGAGTAAGGCCCTCCGGGCGGGTCACACTTTCGTGACGTTTGCGGCGCCCACGCCTCTTCAGGTCGCCCTGACTGTGGCCTTGACCTACACGCAGACCCTGTCAGTGACGGCACAGACCTTCCGGCAGCGGCGTGACCAATTGGCGGCGGCACTCACGGCTGCCGGTTTACCGCCTTATCCCGCGCAGGGCGGCTACTTTTTGACCGCAGATGTCTCTGCTCTGGGCCAGGATGAGGCTGAAGTGGCCCGGTTCCTCCTCACCGAAGGTGGAGTGGCTGCGCTGCCAATGGGCGTGTTTTACAGCGAGGCGACCCGGCCGCTGGTCCCAAGGCTACGCTTCGCCTTCTGCAAGTCCGGTGAGGTGCTGGACGAGGCGGCCCGCCGACTGGCCCGAGTGCCAGTACCTTCAGCGACTGTTCAGGTACAGCACAGCTGAACCCTGACAGAGTTCCCTCAAGTGGATCGGAGCAGTTCGGGATGTATTCCAGTCAATAATTGACAAAAATTGTAATCTTCTCGTAGGGTTTGGAAGCATGATTACCTGCCCCAGAGGTTTCCCATAGCCGCTCTCGCTGGTCTCCATGTCCTGAGCCTGGAATCCCGCCGCAGCGAGGACATGCAGGCCCTCATCCGCACCTACGGGGGAATCCCTCAGGTTGCGCCTAGCATGCGCGAACGGCCGCTTGATTTGAGCAGTGCCCTGGCCCTGTTTCAGCGGCACCTGCTGACCGGAGATATACACGCTGTCGTTTGTCAGGCTGGCGTAGGCACCCGGACGTTCCTTCAGGCGCTGGTCCCTACTAAACTTGAGGCCCTTCAGAACGTGCCTTTTCTTGCGCTCGGCCCCATATCAGCGCGTGTGCTGAGCGATTTCGGGCTCGGCCGCGTTCAGAAGACCCGGCCTCACCTGTGGCCCCAGGTGGCCGAACACCTGTTGGCCACCCTCTCGCGGGGCCAGCACGCGGTCATCCTTGAATACGGCGAGGCCATGCCGGCCGCCCTGGTCCGTGAACTGGGTGCCGCCGGCATTCGGGTCACCAGCTTGCCCGTCTACCACTGCGCTTTTCCGATCAATCCTGTTCCCCTCGCTCAAGCGGTCCGCGACGTTGTGCTGGGTGGGCCTGATGTCCTGCTGCTTTCGAGAGGCACGCAGTTGCTCCATTTCCTGAAATATGCGGAGAGGCTTGGGCTTCAGGCAGAGGCCCGCGCCGGCCTGAACCGTCTGGTCACGGTCAGTATTGGCCCGGCGTGCAGTGAGGCGGCCGCCGACCTGGGCCTCCGGATTGACCTGGAAGCCGACCCGCACACCATGACCACGCTGGTACGGCTGGCGGCGGAGAAGGCCCACAGCGTCATGGCCCAGCGCCTGAGCCGCACCGGATAGCCCAGGCGGCCACTCGGGGACGCCCCCTCAGTGAAGTCGGAGCGACTTCTGTGACAGAGACGGCGCTCCGGTGGCAGCCTTGCGCCTCAGTCGGGGCCTGGACGTATTTTTCAGGTGGTTCGTTTATTCAAGGGCCGAACGGCTGCTTGGAAGAACAGGCTGCGCGTGTCACAGAGTTGCTCTAGCGCAGCGGAGAGGCCCTTGGTGCGCTGAACCAGCGGTCCTGATGGCCCAGACGGCGTCAACCTCTCAGACTCGCTGCCAAATTCAGGCACCCGCCGAAGGGCCAGTTCGGCTTGACCAACCCTCGACGGTCAAGACGAAGAACGGCATTCTAATTGACAGCATTGGTCAACTAGAATGTGGTCGCTTGCCAGGCCACCAACCCTCCTCCGCTCTCCCTCCACCTGCTGATCCTTTCCAGGCTCGGCGTGTCTTTTTTCAGGATGTCTCATGACCAGTACGGACCATCAACCCTCCATCTTTTCGGGACACACGCCGCTTGAACGGGCTCGCCAGGTCGTTGGTGCGCTGGCAGCCACGGCAGTCCAGCGCGACCGCAGTGCTGGTTTGCCTGACCTAGAAGTGCGTTTGCTGCGCGCGGCGGGCCTGCTTGACCTGGTGGTGCCCCGGCACTACGGCGGTCAGGGCGGCACCTGGCCAGAGGCGCTGGAAGTCGTGCGGGCACTGTCTCATGACAGCGGCTCTCTGGGCCAGTTGTATGGCAATCACCTGGGCCTGCTGATTGCGCCTCACCTGTCGGGAAGCGCGGCGCAGCAGGCCTTTTATTACCGGGGCACCGCCGAGCACCAGTGGTTCTGGGCCAATGCGCTGAACACCCGCGACCCCAGGCTGCGGCTCACGCAGACCGGTGCAGGCGAATTCCGCCTGAATGGCGTTAAGGGTTTCGGCACAGGCGTGGCGGTGGGCGACCAGCGACTCTTCAGTGCTGTGCCCGCAGACGGCGGGGACCCAGTCACCTTTGTCCTGCCGCAGGACCGCGAGGGGATACACGCTCAGGAGGACTGGGACTCGTTTGGTCAGCGCCGGACAGCCAGCGGCACGGTTAACTTTGATGGGGTTCAGCTCGGGCCAGAGGAAATCCTCAGTGGCTCGTCGTCCGAGCAGGCGTTTTCGACATTTTCTGGCGTTATCTCGCAGGCCACGAAGACGTTTATCTACCTGGGCATTGCCGAAAGTGCCCTGGTTTCAGCTCGCGACTACCTGTGCACCCAGGCCCGGCCCTGGTTGACCTCTGGCGTCACGCAGGCCAGTCACGACCCTTACGTGCTGCGGCAGTACGCCGAACTCTGGGTGGCGCTGCAGGGGGCGCTGGCGCTGGCCCGTCACGCGGCGACCACAGTTCAGGCCGCCTGGCGCCAGGAGTGGGCTCTGACCGCCGCCGAACGCGGCGCCGCAGCGGTTGACGTCTTTGCCGCCAAGGTCAGCGCGACCCAGGCGGGCCTGCAGATCACCAGCCGCCTCTTTGAACTCCTGGGGCCGCGCGCCACGACGACAGAACTGGGCTTCGACCGTTTCTGGCGGGACCTGCGGACCTTTACCCTTCACGACCCTGTGGACTACAAGTTGAAAGAAATTGGCGACCAATTGCTGAATGACACCTGGCCGGCAGTGACTCAGTACTCCTAAAGAGGTTGGCCACACGACACTCGGAAGAGGATGTGTGGCCTTCTTTTGGGCTGTTGGATGCAAGTGAAAGAGGAGCACATTCAGGGGAATGCGGCGACTGGACGGCCTTTCAAACTCAGCAGCCTCTGGCAGGGGATCTGGGCCAGCCCTTGACGACCTGCACATGGCGTGGTTGGCGTTGGTGTGACTTCATAACAGAAGACATCAGGCTCAGCGCCACAGAAGGGTCGCTGTGCCAGCTGCCAGCAGGGCAGCGGCCCAGACCCGGTCCAGGTTGACCCACGCCTGACGCAAAATGGTCAGGCCCACGTAGTGGTAGACCAGCAGCGCCACAGAGGCCATGACGGTGAACATGCCCAGCGTGTGTACGGCCACTGCACCCAGCCCGGCCCAGACGGGCGCCGTGCTGGGCATCAGGTGGCCGCTGTGCGCGGCATGGTGCAGGGCGTCTGCGTGCCCGGAAGGCGGCAGCACCAGCGGCAGCAGCATCAGCCCGGCGCCGTGGGCGGTCGACATGAGAAACGACCAGAGCGTCAGGTCGCGGAAACCGACTTTCATGCCCACCCAGCGGGGATGAGCGTCGGGCCGCAGCAGTTTGTAGGCCCCAAACGCCAGGATGGCGCCTGCACCCACCCATCGCAGCACCTGGCCGTCCAGTACCAGGCCAGCCAGCCCCACCAGCAGCAGCACGAGGAGAATGGAAAGCGCGTGGCCCAGCGCAATAGGCAGCAGCGCGCGCCAGACTGCCTTTGGCGCCCGCTGCTGCAGGCCCAGTGCGACGGCAAACAGCCAACCCATCGCGGGGTTAAGGCCATGCAGGCCGCCGAGGAGCAGCAGCGCGGGCCAGGTGACCGCATCGTTCATGCCGGCACTCAGGGGTTGGGATAGCAGAATGAGTCGGACGAGGCGTCTCCGCCCTGCAGGCGCACCTGGTGGGCCCGTTTCTCCCCAAAGTCCACCAGAAAGTCGGGAT
Proteins encoded in this window:
- a CDS encoding branched-chain amino acid ABC transporter permease; translated protein: MNDFLQTYGFLIATMLQAGLLGLSLYFPLQAGQLSLASPGFYALGGYVAAILLTNPSFAGLRDTLGQGIFPLTWLAGAVLGGLLGVVVGVPALRLRGIYLALATIAFVEILRVVALNLTVTGGAVGIFGIPQTFGFQDRWQYIFLFGPLLALTLLFTRQLERSRVGRALRALREDELAADAMGVPPTQYKVLAFVIGAALAGLVGAMSAPFLNTWNAKQGTFDSSITILAAVLIGGSRNIWGPVVGGALLAAVPEVLRFLADWRLVINGLVLVVASLYLPQGIVGALARLTRPRPPQRPLAPAYEKQP
- a CDS encoding ABC transporter ATP-binding protein, whose product is MTASSTPLLQAREMTRRFGGLVAVDHVSFDVHEGEIFGLIGPNGAGKTTLFNLMTGLTPPSSGTLSYQGQPITGLPPHRVAQTGLSRTFQNIRLFRGLSALENVKIAQHTRTHAGLWRGVFGGARAEEVAVERRAWDLLDLVGLSDRAGELAGNFSYGDQRRLEIARALATEPRVLLLDEPAAGMNTAEKGQLTAFIRQVRDQFNLTVLVIEHHVPLVMNLCDRVAVLNFGKLIAVGDPATVQRDPKVIEAYLGGEE
- a CDS encoding ABC transporter ATP-binding protein; translated protein: MTLLEIENLSVNYGAIQAVRGLSLTVQEGEVVTLIGANGAGKTTTLRAVSRLLRPVAGQIRFAGRDITRAPADQAVRLGIAQSPEGRQVLARQSVQDNLELGAYTRKGNFRADLYEMYERFPRLGERRTQLAGTLSGGEQQMLAIARALMSRPKLLLLDEPSLGLAPIIVREIFSIIRELNEQGVTILLVEQNARLAMNASHRTYVLEAGQLTFSGVSADLVNDERVLHAYLGG
- a CDS encoding aminotransferase class I/II-fold pyridoxal phosphate-dependent enzyme; this translates as MKPLATRLANFGPSVFSELTRLAAVHQAVNLGQGFPDFAPEPFMLDALRSAAAGPQQYVPPAGLLELRQALSTFLTPSCGFAPDPETEITVTVGATEAMHAAIQALVNPGDEVVILEPSYDMYAPQVEFAQGVVRRVALVPDEAGHWCLNLEAVRALVTPKTKALILNTPHNPTGKVFSYAELAGLAELALEFDLYVLADEVYSHLVYEGEHVSVASLPGMRERTVTIGSAGKLFSVTGWRVGWAVASPEVSKALRAGHTFVTFAAPTPLQVALTVALTYTQTLSVTAQTFRQRRDQLAAALTAAGLPPYPAQGGYFLTADVSALGQDEAEVARFLLTEGGVAALPMGVFYSEATRPLVPRLRFAFCKSGEVLDEAARRLARVPVPSATVQVQHS
- a CDS encoding uroporphyrinogen-III synthase produces the protein MQALIRTYGGIPQVAPSMRERPLDLSSALALFQRHLLTGDIHAVVCQAGVGTRTFLQALVPTKLEALQNVPFLALGPISARVLSDFGLGRVQKTRPHLWPQVAEHLLATLSRGQHAVILEYGEAMPAALVRELGAAGIRVTSLPVYHCAFPINPVPLAQAVRDVVLGGPDVLLLSRGTQLLHFLKYAERLGLQAEARAGLNRLVTVSIGPACSEAAADLGLRIDLEADPHTMTTLVRLAAEKAHSVMAQRLSRTG
- a CDS encoding acyl-CoA dehydrogenase family protein; this encodes MTSTDHQPSIFSGHTPLERARQVVGALAATAVQRDRSAGLPDLEVRLLRAAGLLDLVVPRHYGGQGGTWPEALEVVRALSHDSGSLGQLYGNHLGLLIAPHLSGSAAQQAFYYRGTAEHQWFWANALNTRDPRLRLTQTGAGEFRLNGVKGFGTGVAVGDQRLFSAVPADGGDPVTFVLPQDREGIHAQEDWDSFGQRRTASGTVNFDGVQLGPEEILSGSSSEQAFSTFSGVISQATKTFIYLGIAESALVSARDYLCTQARPWLTSGVTQASHDPYVLRQYAELWVALQGALALARHAATTVQAAWRQEWALTAAERGAAAVDVFAAKVSATQAGLQITSRLFELLGPRATTTELGFDRFWRDLRTFTLHDPVDYKLKEIGDQLLNDTWPAVTQYS